A window of Streptomyces sp. SAI-127 contains these coding sequences:
- a CDS encoding DUF742 domain-containing protein, which translates to MTWPGEDAPVTSDFVRSYVITGGRRLPSDDDLALHTLVCLAPDRKLPLGAGPEVRAIWELCSGGYLSVAEVAGHLGLPVGVARLLLSDLFEQGHLLRRAEPAPAQHVPRAILEKVLHGLETLNIG; encoded by the coding sequence ATGACCTGGCCTGGCGAGGACGCTCCGGTAACCAGCGACTTCGTCCGCTCCTACGTCATCACCGGTGGCCGTCGTCTCCCCTCCGACGACGACCTGGCCCTGCACACTCTGGTGTGCCTGGCCCCAGACCGGAAGCTGCCGCTCGGGGCCGGACCCGAGGTGCGGGCGATCTGGGAGCTCTGTTCGGGCGGCTACCTGTCGGTCGCCGAAGTCGCCGGTCATCTGGGACTGCCGGTCGGCGTGGCCCGACTGCTGCTGTCCGATTTATTCGAACAGGGGCACCTTCTGCGTCGCGCTGAACCGGCCCCCGCCCAGCACGTTCCCCGAGCGATACTCGAGAAGGTTCTGCATGGACTCGAAACCCTCAACATCGGCTGA
- a CDS encoding 3'-5' exonuclease: MNNESPQRLLNVVDVEATCWPGSPPPGAVSEIIEIGLTVVDLSTAERIERHRILVRPARSEVSDFCTELTGLTQDEVDGGLPFGEACRLLAAEHASGARPWASWGDYDRHQFTRQCGATRTPYPFGRRHTNAKAVFTEVHGLRKRPGMAQALGLAGLPLEGRHHRGEDDAWNIAALVLHLAGRDGWPAE; encoded by the coding sequence ATGAACAACGAGAGCCCCCAGCGCCTCCTGAACGTCGTGGACGTCGAGGCCACGTGCTGGCCCGGCTCCCCTCCCCCGGGCGCGGTCAGCGAGATCATCGAGATCGGGTTGACCGTCGTCGACCTGTCGACAGCCGAGCGGATCGAACGGCACCGGATCCTGGTGCGGCCCGCCCGGTCCGAAGTCAGCGACTTCTGTACGGAGTTGACCGGTCTCACCCAGGACGAGGTCGACGGGGGACTGCCGTTCGGGGAGGCGTGCCGGCTGCTGGCCGCCGAACACGCCTCCGGCGCGCGGCCGTGGGCGAGTTGGGGCGACTACGACCGTCACCAGTTCACCCGGCAGTGCGGGGCCACGAGGACGCCGTATCCCTTCGGCCGCCGCCACACCAACGCCAAGGCGGTCTTCACCGAGGTGCACGGCCTGCGCAAGCGCCCCGGGATGGCACAGGCCCTCGGTCTTGCCGGGCTGCCGCTCGAAGGACGCCATCATCGCGGCGAGGACGACGCCTGGAACATCGCCGCCCTGGTGTTGCATCTGGCGGGGCGGGACGGCTGGCCCGCGGAATGA
- a CDS encoding GNAT family N-acetyltransferase, protein MPYLLRAAAPTDAPAVTELLNEIDRIEVGRPETDLHTVESDLGNPEIDLDRDSWLAFDGARLVAYALVWDDSQGERIDADHYVLPDHQQAGALLLEAIEARALERARANGASKAVVHLHLNSEPTTDLALIRARGWSVVRRYHVLERALRRSEDLPPEPPAGVRVRACADEADRKQTHALYQATFAEHFDFQPREYEPWLHDIHADRLDWSLVWLVSTEDLGDVGFLIARDDREAMGWIRSLGVVREARGRGLGGLLLRQAFAAFAARGRDTVGLGVDTENATGAPELYARNGMSVHYAVDTWEIVVS, encoded by the coding sequence ATGCCCTATCTCCTGCGCGCTGCCGCGCCCACCGACGCGCCGGCCGTCACCGAGTTGCTCAACGAGATCGACCGGATCGAGGTCGGGCGGCCCGAGACCGATCTGCACACGGTGGAGTCCGATCTGGGGAACCCCGAGATCGACCTCGACCGCGACTCCTGGCTGGCCTTCGACGGAGCCCGTCTGGTGGCGTACGCCCTGGTCTGGGACGACTCGCAGGGCGAGCGCATCGACGCCGACCACTATGTGCTGCCCGACCACCAGCAGGCCGGCGCACTCCTCCTGGAGGCGATCGAGGCCAGGGCACTGGAGAGGGCCCGGGCGAACGGCGCCTCGAAGGCCGTGGTCCATCTGCACCTCAACTCGGAGCCCACGACCGACCTCGCGCTGATACGGGCGCGAGGCTGGTCGGTAGTACGGCGCTATCACGTGCTGGAGCGGGCGCTGCGCAGGAGCGAGGACCTACCGCCCGAACCGCCCGCGGGCGTGCGGGTGCGGGCCTGCGCCGACGAGGCGGACCGGAAGCAGACCCACGCCCTCTACCAGGCCACGTTCGCCGAGCACTTCGACTTCCAGCCGCGCGAGTACGAGCCGTGGCTGCACGACATCCACGCCGACCGGCTCGACTGGTCCCTGGTGTGGCTCGTCTCCACCGAGGACCTCGGGGACGTCGGCTTCCTGATCGCCCGCGACGACCGCGAGGCCATGGGGTGGATCCGCAGCCTCGGCGTCGTCCGCGAGGCCCGCGGCCGGGGCCTCGGCGGACTGCTGCTGCGACAGGCCTTCGCGGCGTTCGCGGCCCGCGGGCGGGACACCGTGGGCCTCGGAGTGGACACCGAAAACGCCACCGGCGCCCCCGAGTTGTACGCACGCAACGGAATGTCCGTGCATTACGCCGTCGACACCTGGGAAATCGTGGTGAGTTGA
- a CDS encoding ATP/GTP-binding protein — protein MDSKPSTSADPGANGSIYVSADVTTAAKILVVGHFAVGKTTFIGSLSEITPLRTEEKMTQASMHVDDLRGAPEKATTTVALDFGRLTLSEELVLYLFGTPGQQRFMQLWEDMARGALGALLLVDPSRLEETFPVIDLIDEYGLEYAIAVNTFSQTSHFEEDEIREALDLLPDTPVIYCDARDQRSSARALIALVRHLLDRAA, from the coding sequence ATGGACTCGAAACCCTCAACATCGGCTGACCCCGGGGCGAACGGCTCCATCTACGTCTCCGCCGACGTGACCACCGCCGCGAAGATCCTGGTGGTCGGACACTTCGCCGTGGGCAAGACGACCTTCATCGGGTCTCTTTCGGAGATCACTCCGCTGCGCACCGAGGAGAAGATGACGCAGGCGTCCATGCACGTCGACGACCTGCGCGGGGCGCCGGAGAAGGCGACCACCACCGTGGCGCTTGACTTCGGCCGGCTGACCCTGAGCGAGGAGCTGGTGCTGTACCTGTTCGGCACCCCCGGACAGCAGCGCTTCATGCAGCTGTGGGAGGACATGGCCCGCGGTGCGCTCGGCGCCCTGCTCCTGGTCGACCCCTCACGCCTGGAGGAGACCTTCCCGGTCATCGACCTGATCGACGAGTACGGCCTCGAGTACGCGATCGCCGTCAACACCTTCTCGCAGACCAGCCACTTCGAGGAGGACGAGATCCGCGAAGCCCTCGACCTGCTTCCGGACACTCCCGTCATCTACTGCGACGCCCGCGACCAGCGCTCCTCCGCCCGCGCCCTGATCGCCCTCGTGCGTCACCTCCTCGACCGCGCCGCCTGA
- a CDS encoding roadblock/LC7 domain-containing protein: MNPDLSWVLNDVLEVRGARHAILVSADGLLMQRSDGIVRDDAERNAAAMSSLQSLCRSVAPFVGGGKGLWKQTLIEFDGGWIFLIAGGSGSYLAVSTALDVDMEAMSIRMQKTVGALTKAMSAIPRQNTGVDA, encoded by the coding sequence GTGAATCCCGATCTGTCGTGGGTGCTGAACGACGTGCTCGAGGTGCGCGGAGCCCGCCACGCCATCCTCGTCTCGGCGGACGGCCTGCTGATGCAGCGGTCCGACGGCATCGTCCGTGACGACGCGGAACGCAACGCCGCCGCGATGAGCTCCCTGCAGTCCCTGTGCCGCAGCGTCGCCCCCTTCGTCGGCGGCGGCAAGGGCCTCTGGAAGCAGACACTGATCGAGTTCGACGGCGGATGGATCTTCCTCATCGCCGGGGGCAGCGGCTCCTACCTCGCCGTCTCGACCGCTCTGGACGTCGACATGGAGGCCATGTCGATCCGGATGCAGAAGACGGTGGGCGCGCTGACCAAGGCGATGAGCGCCATTCCGCGCCAGAACACCGGCGTAGACGCATGA
- a CDS encoding cytochrome P450 — MDVHDTAATGAARCPMYDGSFAADPQKVYDYLRAHGPAGPVELAPGVDATLVVGHETALRVLQNPSLFARDGRRWTALNDGRVPLDSPVLPMMAYRPNCLFTDGAQHLRLRKAVTESLDRLNVTRIRRDVEPIAAYLIDQFSERGRADLINDYAKLLPMLMINKLFGCPAAIGDRVTSAMADMFDGKDALRASEELTACFMELVSLKRREPGDDITSWLVQHPAGLSDEELKDQLVMLIGAGVEPERNLIANSLLLLLDREGDNGPSMQIEDALDHVLLNNPPIANYATHFPVQDVDLGGVVVQANSPLVISFAGANSDPVLTSSGQAHSRGAHLAWGAGPHACPAKSPAQVIAVTAIELILNALPDLVLSVPAQKLEWRPGPFHRALATLPVQFSPTPATRMASAYGSSTAPRPTVVQQPAPAARVPAPAAQKPVKKGFWSSFLEIFRV; from the coding sequence ATGGACGTTCACGACACGGCCGCCACCGGTGCGGCCAGATGCCCCATGTACGACGGCTCCTTCGCCGCAGACCCGCAGAAGGTCTACGACTACCTCCGGGCGCACGGCCCCGCGGGCCCGGTGGAACTGGCCCCCGGCGTCGACGCCACCCTGGTCGTCGGACACGAGACGGCCCTGCGGGTGCTCCAGAACCCCTCCCTGTTCGCGCGCGACGGCCGCCGCTGGACCGCCCTCAACGACGGCCGCGTTCCGCTCGACAGCCCCGTCCTGCCGATGATGGCCTACCGGCCCAACTGCCTGTTCACCGACGGCGCCCAGCACCTCAGGCTGCGCAAGGCGGTCACCGAGAGCCTCGACCGGCTCAACGTCACCCGCATCCGCCGCGACGTCGAACCGATCGCCGCCTACCTCATCGACCAGTTCAGCGAGCGGGGCCGGGCGGACCTGATCAACGACTACGCCAAACTGCTGCCGATGCTGATGATCAACAAGCTCTTCGGCTGCCCCGCCGCCATCGGTGACCGCGTCACGAGCGCGATGGCCGACATGTTCGACGGCAAGGACGCGCTGCGCGCCAGTGAGGAACTCACCGCCTGCTTCATGGAGCTGGTCTCCCTCAAGCGTCGTGAGCCCGGCGACGACATCACCTCCTGGCTGGTCCAGCACCCCGCCGGCCTCAGCGACGAGGAGCTCAAGGACCAGCTGGTGATGCTGATCGGCGCCGGCGTGGAGCCCGAGCGGAACCTCATCGCCAACTCCCTCCTGCTGCTCCTCGACCGGGAGGGCGACAACGGGCCGAGCATGCAGATCGAGGACGCCCTCGACCACGTCCTGCTCAACAACCCGCCGATCGCCAACTACGCGACGCACTTCCCGGTGCAGGACGTCGACCTCGGTGGAGTGGTGGTTCAGGCGAACTCCCCCCTGGTCATCAGCTTTGCCGGAGCCAACAGCGACCCGGTGCTCACCTCGTCGGGCCAGGCGCACAGCCGCGGCGCCCACCTCGCCTGGGGCGCGGGCCCGCACGCCTGCCCGGCCAAGAGCCCGGCCCAGGTCATCGCGGTCACCGCCATCGAGCTGATCCTCAACGCCCTGCCCGACCTGGTCCTGAGCGTCCCGGCCCAGAAACTGGAGTGGCGTCCCGGCCCGTTCCACCGCGCCCTGGCCACCCTCCCCGTCCAGTTCAGCCCCACTCCGGCCACCCGGATGGCATCGGCGTACGGGTCCTCCACGGCGCCCCGCCCGACCGTCGTCCAGCAGCCCGCCCCCGCGGCACGCGTCCCCGCGCCCGCGGCCCAGAAGCCGGTCAAGAAGGGCTTCTGGAGCAGTTTCCTCGAGATCTTCCGTGTGTGA
- a CDS encoding ATP-binding protein, translated as MRGQLAELQTTYSSVSARHAADLEEVRKDAESATKATLKSAVGTLATLAEEQLALLDGLQQKYGDDHAVLGDLMLVDHTGSQFSRRTKGISVLCGGWLGRRDRDASVYDVARSAQGRIRDFERVKVHSQANVAITSRAVEPVAMVLAELLDNATKYSAPGTPVEINIQAVPTGICLIVDDAGLGMDQETKARAASLLTTGGAVDITSLGDPPKFGFALSGKLAAHYGFHVSVDAVSPYGGVRAVIRVPENLLTADVPAPAPVELDDHEGEPIAAKPTPVASLVVGQTAGGLPKRRRRRNGSVSVVASPGADVPDLDAAGEETASRLKAFARGTLLGRDSDNTEGPQNQ; from the coding sequence GTGCGAGGTCAGCTCGCCGAGCTCCAGACGACCTACTCGTCGGTGAGCGCGCGGCACGCCGCGGATCTGGAAGAGGTGCGCAAGGACGCCGAGTCGGCGACGAAGGCGACCCTGAAGTCGGCCGTCGGCACCCTGGCGACCCTGGCCGAGGAGCAGCTGGCCCTGCTCGACGGTCTCCAGCAGAAGTACGGCGACGACCACGCGGTCCTCGGCGACCTGATGCTGGTCGACCACACCGGCAGCCAGTTCAGCCGCCGTACCAAGGGCATCTCGGTGCTCTGCGGCGGGTGGCTCGGCCGACGCGACCGGGACGCCTCGGTGTACGACGTCGCCCGCAGCGCCCAGGGGCGGATCCGCGACTTCGAGCGGGTCAAGGTCCACTCGCAGGCCAACGTCGCGATCACCAGCCGCGCGGTCGAACCGGTCGCCATGGTCCTGGCCGAACTGCTGGACAACGCCACCAAGTACAGCGCCCCCGGCACCCCCGTCGAGATCAACATCCAGGCCGTCCCCACCGGGATATGCCTGATCGTCGACGACGCCGGTCTCGGGATGGACCAGGAGACCAAGGCCCGCGCCGCGTCCCTGCTGACCACCGGCGGAGCCGTGGACATCACCAGTCTCGGCGACCCGCCCAAGTTCGGCTTCGCCCTCTCCGGGAAGCTCGCCGCCCACTACGGGTTCCACGTCTCCGTCGACGCGGTCTCCCCCTACGGCGGTGTCCGTGCCGTGATCCGGGTGCCCGAGAATCTCCTGACGGCGGACGTGCCCGCACCCGCACCCGTCGAACTCGACGACCACGAGGGCGAGCCCATCGCGGCCAAGCCCACCCCCGTCGCCTCCCTCGTCGTCGGTCAGACCGCCGGAGGCCTCCCCAAGCGCCGCCGGCGGCGCAACGGCTCCGTCTCCGTGGTGGCCTCGCCCGGCGCGGACGTACCCGACCTGGACGCGGCAGGCGAAGAGACCGCCTCGCGGCTCAAGGCATTCGCTCGCGGAACCCTGCTCGGGCGGGACTCGGACAACACGGAAGGACCTCAGAACCAGTGA
- a CDS encoding NUDIX domain-containing protein — MSEHVTESDDGFLVVAAAVIIRSGRLLVVSKTAAPDVFYLPGGKPDPGEDLETALLRELREELGVVAVAFSPLQEVRALAALERIPMTMTVYDTTITGLPRPAAELSAMRWITGQEPDLTLAPAVRDQVLPLLRSRGLLD; from the coding sequence ATGAGCGAGCACGTCACCGAGTCCGACGACGGCTTCCTCGTCGTGGCCGCGGCCGTGATCATCCGATCCGGGCGCCTTCTCGTCGTCAGCAAGACCGCGGCGCCCGATGTCTTCTACCTGCCGGGCGGCAAGCCGGATCCGGGCGAGGACCTGGAGACGGCACTTCTGCGCGAGCTGCGGGAGGAGCTCGGTGTCGTCGCCGTGGCCTTCAGCCCCCTCCAGGAGGTCCGGGCGCTCGCGGCGCTGGAGCGGATCCCGATGACGATGACGGTCTACGACACCACGATCACCGGCCTGCCCCGCCCCGCCGCAGAGCTGTCCGCGATGCGCTGGATCACGGGCCAGGAGCCCGACCTGACGTTGGCCCCCGCCGTACGGGATCAGGTCCTGCCGCTTCTGCGGTCCCGGGGGCTGCTGGACTGA
- a CDS encoding DUF1996 domain-containing protein: protein MLGGGGLVAVNVYASATESGTPQQTSWGAVTIDCPDVGDTLTSVPDGSRAEVDKELAFLDQQIAEAYQQLQDPAVENREDAQSRIVDPLQENRAATIQRIGAALERAGEQPDGLGDMAGCTLRETENENGDGQDQQQGDGQDQGDQQGDGQNQDGQQGDGQQGDGQDQGGQQGNGGQAGNGPVAADYADINSAPPAAQAPQAQGDASRGTFVTSCGVNANGLFNSDNVIVAPGVSNGAHHFHDYIGNQSNTAFASDQDLANAETSCVDQGDKSTYYWPVIRLQNGTQEQDANSPGGGVEGNAGEIVTPKEVTLTFVGNPRSKVTAMPRLLRIITGDAKAFVNGNANANASWSCTGFEDRQLKDKYPLCPQGSDVVRTFKFQSCWDGRNIDSANHRTHVAFAQNDGTCPEGFEAIPQLVQRIVYDVDAPSLGDGGRTTPLFAVDSFPEQLHKPVTDHGDFINVFDENLMNEMVGCINDGRQCGAGTGQDDPGTGNGDNGDGNNGDGNNGDGNGENGGDNGDGSAPDPGATQDPGNGNGNDNGSEDNPGNDDEPQQQPTPTTEAPAGDQTTAPAADEPKTYSSPTAHSTTAPSPGAGNGNGNGNGQANQPNPQDDTATDAPGTGTTGAVAQPPVAAQPEPQGSQSSLAETGTQLWPAALGAILLISGFVLLRRTSRRSM from the coding sequence ATGCTCGGGGGTGGTGGCCTGGTCGCGGTGAATGTGTACGCCTCCGCGACGGAGAGCGGCACGCCACAGCAGACGTCGTGGGGAGCCGTCACGATCGACTGCCCGGACGTCGGCGACACGCTCACCAGCGTGCCCGACGGGTCCAGGGCGGAGGTCGACAAGGAACTCGCCTTCCTGGACCAGCAGATAGCCGAGGCCTATCAGCAACTCCAGGACCCCGCGGTGGAGAACCGCGAGGACGCGCAGAGTCGCATCGTCGACCCGCTCCAGGAGAACCGCGCCGCCACGATCCAGCGCATCGGCGCCGCGCTCGAACGCGCCGGAGAGCAGCCGGACGGCCTCGGCGACATGGCCGGCTGCACCCTTCGCGAGACCGAGAACGAGAACGGCGACGGTCAGGACCAGCAACAGGGCGACGGTCAGGATCAGGGAGACCAGCAGGGCGACGGTCAGAACCAGGACGGCCAGCAGGGCGACGGTCAGCAGGGTGACGGCCAGGACCAGGGCGGTCAGCAGGGCAACGGCGGGCAGGCCGGCAACGGCCCCGTCGCCGCGGACTACGCCGACATCAACAGCGCTCCACCCGCCGCGCAGGCGCCGCAGGCTCAGGGCGACGCCTCCCGTGGGACCTTTGTCACCAGCTGTGGTGTGAACGCGAACGGCCTGTTCAACTCGGACAACGTCATCGTCGCCCCGGGTGTCTCCAACGGTGCCCACCACTTCCACGACTACATCGGCAACCAGTCCAACACCGCCTTCGCGAGCGACCAGGACCTGGCGAACGCCGAGACGAGCTGTGTCGACCAGGGCGACAAGTCCACGTACTACTGGCCCGTGATCCGGCTCCAGAACGGAACGCAGGAACAGGACGCCAACTCGCCCGGCGGCGGCGTCGAGGGCAACGCCGGTGAGATCGTCACCCCCAAGGAAGTGACGCTGACGTTCGTGGGCAACCCCCGCAGCAAGGTCACCGCGATGCCGCGTCTGCTGCGCATCATCACCGGTGACGCCAAGGCGTTCGTCAACGGCAACGCCAACGCCAACGCGTCCTGGAGCTGCACCGGGTTCGAGGACCGGCAGCTGAAGGACAAGTACCCGCTGTGCCCGCAGGGCAGCGACGTGGTGCGCACCTTCAAGTTCCAGAGCTGCTGGGACGGCCGCAACATCGACAGCGCCAACCACCGCACCCACGTGGCGTTCGCCCAGAACGACGGCACCTGCCCGGAGGGCTTCGAGGCCATCCCGCAGCTGGTCCAGCGGATCGTCTACGACGTCGACGCGCCGAGCCTGGGTGACGGCGGCCGCACGACCCCGCTGTTCGCGGTCGACTCCTTCCCGGAGCAGCTGCACAAGCCCGTCACCGACCACGGCGACTTCATCAACGTCTTCGACGAGAACCTGATGAACGAGATGGTCGGCTGCATCAACGACGGCCGTCAGTGTGGCGCGGGCACGGGCCAGGACGACCCGGGCACGGGCAACGGCGACAACGGCGACGGAAACAACGGCGACGGAAACAACGGCGACGGCAACGGCGAGAACGGTGGCGACAACGGCGACGGCTCCGCCCCGGATCCCGGTGCCACTCAGGACCCCGGTAACGGGAACGGCAACGACAACGGCTCCGAGGACAACCCCGGAAACGACGACGAGCCGCAGCAGCAGCCCACGCCGACCACCGAAGCCCCCGCCGGCGACCAGACGACCGCCCCCGCCGCCGACGAGCCGAAGACCTACAGCTCACCCACGGCTCACAGCACCACCGCGCCTTCGCCCGGGGCCGGGAACGGCAACGGCAACGGCAACGGCCAGGCGAACCAGCCCAACCCCCAGGACGACACCGCGACCGACGCCCCCGGAACCGGCACCACCGGAGCCGTCGCCCAGCCCCCGGTCGCCGCGCAGCCCGAGCCTCAGGGCAGCCAGAGCAGTCTCGCCGAGACCGGCACCCAGCTGTGGCCGGCCGCACTGGGGGCGATCCTCCTGATCTCCGGCTTCGTTCTCCTACGACGCACCAGCCGCCGCTCGATGTGA
- a CDS encoding serine hydrolase domain-containing protein has protein sequence MPLRRSRLRAASALAACLAALSPAMGCTAADASGGQTLQRQLEDFVRRPGGPPGAIAVLRTEKGTRIVRAGVADVRARRPPRPADHMRIASTAKAFSGAVALTLVDRRALRLDDTLGKRLPQLPDAWASVTLRQLLNHTSGLPDYSRSAGFIDELRADPRHRFDSRRLLDYIADQPLLFKPGTQYRYSNSDNIAVALMAEAVIHTPYEELLRKRVYAPLSLQSTSLPQGYRMPKPYLHGYDVSPSASPQDVSEVIGMSGVWASGGIVSTPDDMTRFIRGYAGGRLYGRKVVEQQRQWVKGASEPAGPGRNSAGLAVFRYETRCGVVLGHTGNTLGYTQLIAATPDGRRSLTFSITAQITQSADAEGLRRMRALQENIVCELLRGKNQ, from the coding sequence ATGCCTCTACGCCGATCCCGCCTGCGAGCGGCGTCCGCCCTCGCGGCCTGCCTCGCCGCGCTGTCCCCGGCGATGGGCTGTACCGCCGCCGACGCCTCGGGCGGCCAGACGCTTCAGCGTCAGCTCGAGGACTTCGTTCGCCGCCCCGGCGGCCCGCCCGGAGCCATCGCCGTCCTGCGGACCGAGAAGGGGACCCGAATCGTGCGCGCCGGCGTCGCCGACGTCCGCGCGCGCCGCCCGCCCCGCCCCGCCGACCACATGCGCATCGCGAGCACGGCCAAGGCCTTCAGCGGGGCGGTCGCCCTCACCCTGGTCGACCGCCGCGCCCTGCGCCTGGACGACACCCTGGGCAAGCGCCTGCCCCAACTCCCCGACGCCTGGGCATCAGTGACACTCCGTCAACTCCTGAACCACACCAGTGGTCTGCCGGACTACTCCCGGAGCGCCGGGTTCATCGACGAACTACGGGCCGACCCGCGCCACCGCTTCGACTCCCGGCGCCTCCTCGACTACATCGCCGACCAGCCCCTGCTCTTCAAGCCGGGCACGCAGTACCGCTACTCGAACTCGGACAACATCGCCGTAGCACTCATGGCAGAGGCGGTGATCCATACGCCGTACGAGGAACTCCTGCGCAAACGCGTCTACGCGCCGCTGAGTCTGCAATCCACCAGTCTCCCGCAGGGGTACCGGATGCCGAAGCCCTACCTGCACGGCTATGACGTGAGCCCGTCGGCGTCCCCGCAGGACGTCAGCGAGGTCATCGGCATGTCGGGCGTCTGGGCGTCCGGAGGCATCGTCTCCACACCGGACGACATGACCCGCTTCATCCGGGGTTACGCGGGCGGACGGCTCTACGGCAGGAAGGTCGTCGAGCAGCAGCGGCAGTGGGTCAAGGGCGCGTCCGAGCCCGCCGGGCCGGGGCGTAACTCCGCAGGTCTCGCCGTCTTCCGCTACGAGACGCGATGCGGTGTCGTCCTGGGCCACACCGGCAACACCCTCGGTTATACCCAGTTGATCGCGGCCACCCCCGACGGCCGTCGTTCACTGACGTTCTCGATCACCGCCCAGATCACCCAGTCCGCCGACGCGGAAGGGCTGCGGAGAATGCGCGCACTTCAGGAGAACATTGTCTGCGAATTGCTGCGCGGGAAAAACCAATAG